A genome region from Triplophysa rosa linkage group LG24, Trosa_1v2, whole genome shotgun sequence includes the following:
- the akap14 gene encoding A-kinase anchor protein 14, with translation MDTESSKSANTSNCDHEIKNIDWISCKDFTVEAGEQQIRQYMDTWDIKHPGWLYSVQFLQEQEQEFKKQYHYRVQWSIPTQTAPIPRATASVYFIIEISTIKPNTLPVDVHFLIESTRSKHIPGRTRFRENWLMDVLESKTLLMDTIDF, from the coding sequence ATGGATACCGAAAGCTCAAAAAGCGCGAATACATCCAACTGTGatcatgaaattaaaaacatcGACTGGATCTCATGCAAAGACTTTACAGTCGAAGCGGGAGAGCAACAGATCAGACAGTACATGGACACATGGGACATCAAACATCCCGGCTGGCTGTACAGCGTTCAGTTTCTCCAGGAGCAAGAGCAGGAGTTTAAAAAGCAGTATCATTATCGAGTCCAATGGAGCATCCCGACCCAAACAGCTCCGATCCCCAGAGCCACAGCCAGCGTCTATTTCATCATAGAAATCTCTACAATCAAACCAAACACGCTGCCTGTTGATGTGCACTTTCTCATTGAATCAACCCGGTCCAAACATATTCCAGGCCGAACGAGGTTCAGAGAAAACTGGCTGATGGATGTGCTAGAGAGCAAGACTTTACTTATGGACACTATCGACTTTTAG
- the pnpla8 gene encoding calcium-independent phospholipase A2-gamma, with amino-acid sequence MLGAFQIPLNECEELYRKLGSDVFKQNLIVGTVKMGWSHAYYDSQTWEEILKERMGPGLMIETAKNPNCPKVSAVSTLVNRGLPLKAYVFRNYNFLPGVRSHYLGGCHHKMWQAIRASSAAPGYFQEFVLGNDLHQDGGLLINNPTALAIHESKCLWPNTPVQCVVSLGTGRYETVAKSGSSTYTSLKTKLTNVISSATDTEEVHTMLDALLPPNTYFRFNPYMSEDVPLDENRQERLDFLQTESRRYLERNENKLKKAASVLAQEKSVVQKLAEWAQLKADLYDGLPFRSKL; translated from the exons ATGCTGGGAGCATTCCAGATCCCTCTGAATGAGTGTGAGGAACTGTATCGGAAGTTGGGATCTGATGTCTTTAAACAGAATTTGATAGTGGGCACAGTGAAGATGGGATGGAGTCACGCATACTACGACAGCCAGACCTGGGAGGAGATCCTCAA AGAAAGAATGGGTCCCGGTCTGATGATTGAGACAGCCAAAAACCCTAACTGCCCCAAG GTGTCAGCAGTGAGCACCTTGGTGAACAGAGGCCTACCATTGAAGGCATATGTCTTCAGGAATTATAACTTCTTGCCTGGCGTTCGCTCACACTACCTGGGCGGCTGCCATCACAAGATGTGGCAGGCCATCCGGGCCTCATCCGCTGCTCCGGGCTACTTCCAGGAATTTGTTCTAGGAAACGACCTCCATCAG GATGGTGGACTCCTGATCAACAACCCCACGGCTCTGGCTATCCACGAGAGTAAGTGTCTATGGCCCAACACGCCGGTGCAGTGTGTGGTGTCTCTGGGCACAGGCCGGTACGAGACAGTCGCCAAGAGCGGCTCCAGCACTTACACCAGCCTGAAGACCAAACTTACCAACGTCATCAGCAGCGCTACAGACACTGAAG AGGTCCACACAATGTTAGACGCCCTTCTTCCCCCCAACACCTACTTTCGCTTCAACCCTTACATGAGCGAAGACGTCCCATTGGACGAGAACCGTCAAGAAAGGCTTGACTTCCTGCAGACCGAGAGCCGTCGCTACCTGGAACGCAACGAGAACAAGCTGAAGAAAGCGGCCAGCGTGCTCGCTCAAGAAAAGAGTGTGGTACAGAAACTGGCCGAATGGGCGCAACTTAAAGCCGACTTGTACGACGGCCTTCCCTTCCGCTCCAAACTCTAA